A genomic region of Bacillota bacterium contains the following coding sequences:
- the ruvC gene encoding crossover junction endodeoxyribonuclease RuvC has translation MIILGIDPGVVSTGYGVLKIKQRQIELIDYGTIKVNSECELPSRLAGIYKKMERICVHYRPDALAVEDVFFNRNTKTALAVGHVRGAIMLAAAHHGLAVFTYTPLQIKQAITGYGRAGKEQVQRMLKIILKLPELPQPDHAADALAAALCHYYQGEHQDKNERGEAR, from the coding sequence GTGATCATTTTGGGGATCGACCCAGGGGTTGTTTCGACGGGGTACGGGGTTTTAAAAATTAAGCAAAGACAGATTGAGTTAATCGATTATGGTACAATAAAAGTGAATAGCGAATGTGAACTTCCCTCCCGCCTGGCCGGTATCTATAAAAAAATGGAAAGAATCTGTGTGCACTATCGACCGGATGCGCTGGCTGTAGAGGATGTTTTTTTCAACCGGAATACAAAGACGGCTCTTGCGGTTGGCCACGTGCGGGGGGCGATTATGCTTGCCGCCGCCCATCACGGTTTAGCGGTTTTTACTTACACGCCCCTGCAAATTAAGCAAGCAATCACCGGCTACGGGCGGGCCGGTAAAGAACAGGTGCAGCGGATGTTAAAGATCATCTTAAAACTCCCGGAGCTTCCCCAGCCCGATCATGCCGCCGATGCCCTCGCCGCAGCACTTTGTCATTATTACCAGGGGGAACACCAGGACAAAAATGAGCGGGGGGAAGCCCGATGA
- the ruvA gene encoding Holliday junction branch migration protein RuvA: MISFLRGNLICIEENRITLDVCGVGYEVFVPSGLIQSLPAPGQEVKIHTHLYVRDECLQLYGFLDPQDRMLFRLLLRTPGIGPRLALTILDTLRGEELLSMISQGNFEGLLRVPGVGRKSAQRLILELKERLPGQLVRKGQEVTASTVPVFEEVSQALLALGYNRQETECILKKIQDRKDKKATVSAPELLRDALRALGKEKG, encoded by the coding sequence ATGATCTCTTTTCTCCGGGGGAACCTTATTTGCATAGAGGAAAATCGAATAACGCTCGACGTATGCGGGGTCGGATATGAGGTATTTGTTCCCTCCGGTTTAATTCAGAGTCTCCCTGCTCCCGGACAGGAGGTTAAAATCCATACGCACCTGTATGTCCGGGATGAATGTTTGCAGCTTTACGGTTTCCTTGATCCCCAGGACCGGATGCTTTTTCGTTTGCTGCTGAGGACGCCGGGGATCGGCCCGCGCCTTGCTCTTACAATTTTGGATACTTTACGGGGAGAAGAGCTTTTATCAATGATCTCTCAAGGTAATTTCGAGGGTCTCCTGCGGGTCCCGGGCGTGGGAAGGAAATCGGCCCAGCGGCTCATTCTCGAGCTTAAAGAAAGGCTTCCGGGCCAGCTTGTGCGCAAGGGCCAGGAGGTGACTGCCTCTACCGTACCGGTCTTTGAAGAGGTTTCCCAGGCCCTTTTAGCCCTTGGTTATAACCGTCAGGAAACCGAGTGTATTTTAAAGAAAATTCAAGATAGAAAAGATAAAAAAGCGACCGTTTCTGCCCCCGAACTGTTGCGG